A DNA window from Haliovirga abyssi contains the following coding sequences:
- the aroB gene encoding 3-dehydroquinate synthase, which translates to MKRINVNVVNNNYEILLGENTLKDLKKYLPKNYKKILIVSNDTVGPIYINKVKKALNDESIELHYFEIPDGEEYKKLDTVLPIYDYMIENNFDRSSLIISLGGGVVCDLTGYVAATFMRGIDFIQIPTSLLAQVDASIGGKVAVNHPKGKNLIGSFYQPKLVFIDIAVLKSLPLREIKTGLAEIIKHAIIKDKDYFKFLKENSDKILNLESKYIIEMIKKSCEIKAEVVSEDEKEQGIRAILNYGHTYGHVVENLTQYKVYRHGEAVVFGIMFATYLAKKIRGVNESIVTEIEEIFDKFGMDIIIPKFNFNKVLQILKHDKKVKDGKLIFVLPTSIGTAEIIAITEEQVKEVYEKINGADVKGVIDIGTNSVRLFIGEVYENNILNKFLKLINITRLGENVDKTNLLENKAIERTVNVLKEYKNISDSYGVTSLKTIATSAARDALNKDDFLKAALDVAGVKVDVVSGEVEGNYSFKGVLSSGYKSDIIVVDIGGGSTEFIYGNNKTGVKFIKSLNIGSVRIKEKFFKSDIYDNLNECKKWIFNELETIKELKDKKFKLIGVAGTITTQVTILKAMAEYNSDEVNGYNLKYTDISNNFEMLSNLSIENRKNVVGLEEKRADVIVAGTFLLKTILEFFSQESIEVSDNDILEGMILDKTR; encoded by the coding sequence ATGAAAAGAATAAATGTTAATGTAGTAAATAATAATTATGAAATTTTATTAGGTGAAAACACTTTAAAGGACTTGAAAAAATATTTGCCTAAAAATTACAAAAAAATATTAATTGTATCAAATGATACTGTTGGACCAATTTATATAAACAAAGTAAAAAAAGCTTTAAATGATGAATCAATAGAACTTCATTATTTTGAAATTCCAGATGGGGAAGAATATAAAAAGCTAGATACAGTTCTTCCAATATATGATTATATGATAGAAAATAATTTTGATAGAAGTAGTTTAATAATCTCTTTAGGTGGAGGAGTAGTTTGTGATTTAACAGGATATGTTGCTGCTACATTTATGAGAGGAATTGACTTTATCCAAATACCAACATCCCTATTAGCTCAAGTAGATGCAAGTATTGGAGGAAAAGTAGCTGTAAATCATCCGAAAGGTAAAAATTTAATCGGTAGTTTTTATCAACCAAAGCTTGTGTTTATTGATATTGCTGTTTTGAAGAGTTTACCATTAAGAGAAATAAAAACTGGATTAGCAGAAATTATAAAACATGCTATTATTAAAGATAAAGATTACTTCAAATTTTTAAAAGAAAATTCTGATAAAATATTAAATTTGGAATCTAAATATATAATTGAAATGATTAAAAAATCATGTGAGATAAAAGCAGAAGTTGTATCAGAAGATGAAAAAGAGCAAGGGATTAGAGCTATATTAAATTATGGACATACTTATGGACATGTAGTTGAAAATTTAACACAATATAAAGTTTATAGACATGGAGAAGCTGTTGTATTTGGGATAATGTTTGCAACTTATTTAGCAAAAAAAATAAGAGGAGTTAACGAAAGTATTGTCACAGAAATTGAAGAAATATTCGATAAATTTGGGATGGATATAATTATTCCAAAGTTTAATTTTAATAAAGTGCTTCAAATATTAAAACATGATAAAAAAGTAAAAGATGGAAAATTAATATTTGTTTTACCAACATCTATAGGAACTGCAGAGATAATAGCTATTACAGAAGAACAAGTTAAAGAAGTTTATGAAAAGATAAATGGCGCTGATGTAAAAGGTGTTATTGATATTGGAACAAATAGTGTTAGATTATTTATTGGAGAAGTATATGAAAATAATATTTTAAATAAATTTTTAAAATTGATTAATATTACAAGATTAGGAGAAAATGTAGATAAAACTAATTTGTTAGAAAATAAAGCTATTGAAAGAACAGTTAATGTTCTTAAGGAGTATAAAAATATATCTGATAGCTATGGTGTTACAAGCTTAAAAACAATTGCAACAAGTGCTGCAAGGGATGCTTTAAATAAAGATGATTTTTTAAAAGCAGCTTTAGATGTGGCAGGAGTAAAAGTTGATGTTGTTTCTGGAGAAGTAGAAGGAAATTACTCTTTTAAAGGAGTTTTAAGTTCTGGATATAAGTCTGATATTATAGTTGTGGATATTGGTGGCGGAAGTACCGAATTTATCTATGGAAATAATAAAACTGGTGTAAAGTTTATTAAAAGTTTAAATATAGGCTCAGTTAGAATTAAAGAAAAATTTTTTAAAAGTGATATTTATGATAATTTAAATGAATGTAAAAAATGGATATTTAATGAATTAGAAACAATTAAAGAATTAAAAGATAAAAAATTTAAACTTATTGGAGTTGCAGGAACTATTACAACGCAAGTAACAATTTTAAAAGCTATGGCTGAATATAATTCAGATGAAGTAAATGGATATAATTTAAAGTATACAGATATTTCAAATAATTTTGAGATGTTATCAAATTTATCAATAGAGAATAGAAAAAATGTAGTAGGATTAGAAGAAAAAAGAGCTGACGTAATTGTTGCAGGAACATTTTTATTAAAAACAATTTTAGAGTTCTTTTCACAAGAATCAATTGAAGTTTCTGATAACGATATTTTAGAAGGAATGATTTTAGATAAAACTCGTTAA
- the rpiB gene encoding ribose 5-phosphate isomerase B, with the protein MRIVMASDHGGLELKDFIKSYLLGKGYDILDIGTNSEESVDYPDYGKNAGLKIMNGEADLGIIMCGSGIGISIAANKVKGIRAALCHDIYTARMCKQHNNANILAMGGRIIGKGLAIEMVETYLNTEFEGGRHQRRIDKIHKIEQEG; encoded by the coding sequence ATGAGAATAGTAATGGCATCGGATCACGGAGGACTTGAATTAAAAGATTTTATAAAAAGTTATTTATTAGGAAAAGGTTATGATATTTTAGATATAGGAACAAATTCAGAAGAATCAGTAGATTATCCTGATTACGGTAAAAATGCAGGATTAAAAATAATGAACGGAGAAGCAGATTTAGGAATAATTATGTGTGGTTCTGGAATAGGTATCTCAATTGCTGCAAATAAAGTAAAGGGTATTAGAGCAGCATTATGCCATGATATATATACTGCTAGAATGTGTAAACAACATAATAACGCAAATATATTAGCTATGGGTGGAAGAATTATTGGAAAAGGATTAGCTATTGAAATGGTTGAGACATATTTAAATACAGAATTTGAAGGTGGAAGACATCAAAGAAGAATTGATAAAATTCATAAAATTGAACAGGAGGGATAA
- a CDS encoding histidine triad nucleotide-binding protein, with amino-acid sequence MMCLFCKIVNKEIPAKIVYEDNNILAFEDINPKAPVHILVIPKKHIETLNDINNENSKIIGEIYAVIANLAKEKGISKTGYRVVANCNRDAGQEVFHIHFHLMGGRKFQWPAG; translated from the coding sequence ATTATGTGTCTGTTTTGTAAAATAGTAAATAAAGAAATTCCAGCTAAAATTGTTTATGAAGATAATAATATCTTAGCGTTTGAAGATATTAATCCAAAAGCACCTGTGCATATTTTAGTAATTCCTAAAAAGCATATTGAAACTTTAAATGATATTAATAATGAAAATTCAAAAATAATAGGTGAAATCTATGCTGTAATTGCTAATTTAGCAAAAGAAAAAGGTATTTCTAAAACAGGATACAGAGTTGTGGCAAATTGCAATAGAGATGCAGGACAGGAAGTTTTTCATATCCATTTTCATTTAATGGGCGGAAGGAAATTTCAATGGCCAGCAGGGTGA
- a CDS encoding TrmH family RNA methyltransferase encodes MASRVILSKENKFYKLIKKLKDKKYREKERAFLAEGFKIFELNKNPKYIILKNSMQNKFDFSSYNNKYIFEDFLFDEITSQENSQGVIFVYEYPSPNIENILGDIVILDQVQDPGNLGTIIRTLDAIGLKSLILIKGTVDVYNEKTVRSSMGSIFNLNFHYMNYDELFSFLEEKNYNIISTALDDDSVDYTQMRLKEKNAIVFGNEGNGISKKILNKSNEKVIIPIYGSAESLNVGIAVGVVMYKYIELKKL; translated from the coding sequence ATGGCCAGCAGGGTGATTTTGAGTAAAGAAAATAAATTTTATAAATTAATAAAAAAATTAAAAGATAAAAAATATAGAGAAAAAGAAAGAGCTTTTTTAGCTGAAGGATTTAAGATATTTGAACTTAATAAAAATCCTAAATATATAATTTTAAAAAACAGCATGCAAAATAAATTTGATTTTTCTTCTTATAATAATAAATATATCTTTGAGGATTTTCTATTTGATGAAATAACATCTCAAGAAAATTCTCAAGGCGTTATTTTTGTATATGAATATCCATCACCTAATATAGAAAATATTTTAGGTGATATTGTCATTTTAGACCAAGTGCAAGATCCTGGAAATTTAGGAACAATAATAAGGACATTAGATGCAATAGGTTTAAAAAGTTTAATCTTAATAAAAGGAACTGTAGATGTTTATAATGAAAAAACAGTTAGAAGCAGTATGGGGTCTATATTTAATCTTAATTTTCATTATATGAATTATGATGAACTTTTTTCATTTTTAGAAGAAAAAAATTATAATATAATCTCTACAGCTTTAGATGATGACAGTGTTGATTATACTCAGATGAGATTAAAAGAAAAAAATGCTATAGTCTTTGGGAATGAAGGGAATGGAATATCAAAAAAAATATTAAATAAAAGTAATGAAAAAGTTATAATACCTATTTATGGTAGTGCAGAATCATTAAATGTTGGTATCGCTGTAGGAGTTGTAATGTATAAGTATATTGAATTGAAAAAATTATAA
- a CDS encoding pentapeptide repeat-containing protein encodes MEINNFLNNEYSEIEFSDIKNRELDLTNKDFFKCHFNNCDFSNTDFSNSNFENCIFENCNLSLIKVVNTKIVEVEFKNCKLLGIHFNSCNTFIIDMNFDKCYLQYCNFSRLQLKDMKFENCDILECDFIESNLEKSSFENSVLTGTIFEDSNLSKTNFINAKEYNINIEKNRIKKAKFSSPEVISLLNSFDIKIY; translated from the coding sequence ATGGAAATAAATAATTTTTTAAATAATGAATATTCAGAAATTGAGTTTTCAGATATAAAAAATAGAGAATTAGATTTGACTAATAAAGATTTTTTTAAATGTCATTTTAATAACTGTGATTTTTCTAATACAGATTTTAGTAATTCTAATTTTGAAAATTGTATATTCGAAAATTGTAATCTTAGTTTAATTAAAGTAGTTAATACTAAAATAGTAGAAGTAGAATTTAAAAACTGTAAATTGTTAGGAATTCATTTTAACAGTTGCAATACTTTTATTATTGATATGAATTTTGATAAATGTTATTTACAATATTGTAATTTTTCGAGATTGCAATTAAAGGATATGAAATTTGAAAATTGTGATATATTAGAATGTGACTTTATTGAATCTAATTTAGAAAAATCTAGTTTTGAAAATTCTGTATTAACTGGAACTATCTTTGAAGATAGCAATTTATCAAAAACAAATTTTATAAATGCCAAAGAATATAATATAAACATAGAAAAAAATAGAATAAAAAAAGCTAAATTTAGCTCTCCTGAAGTTATATCGCTATTAAATAGTTTTGATATAAAGATATATTAA
- a CDS encoding amylo-alpha-1,6-glucosidase, whose translation MKFGKSILGNYEEGTNREFLVSNGIGGFSSGCINGNFARRYHGLLISSLLPPLDRYLYFHKIEENIDGIDISTYKIFEDTEKINKGYIYQLSFEQNPFPKFKYSVNGNIFEKEIFMITGKNSVIVKYKLKVSSKSTVNAKFNLFFNYRDTHKMNTTEIEKYSVKKEPDFLSLKIEDNNVPIYIYSNKIDKFNTNMELRNNIVYDIEQDERGDKSFDSSVSIGEISCKMKENDEIYIVVSNEKINNINLDELYKKEIKRIEKLKKDTSKNNNILQDLSVAADSFIVYRKGTNGKTILAGYPWFGDWGRDTMIALPGLTLSTNRFEDAKSILKTFAKYCDKGMLPNKFPDWEGEELYYNTIDASLWIFYAVYKFLEYTKEYDFIKNEIYPALKNIIQFHIDGTRYNIKADEKDGLISGGDENTQLTWMDVAYKGWAVTPRYGKAVEINALWYNALKIMEDLSDKFNKNNDVYKLYSKKVEENYEKVFWNEKSNCLYDYIDNNNIKNEDIRPNQIFAVSLPYTVLSKEKEKQIVDLVLNKLYTPHGLKSLSSNNEKYIGIYKGSLFERDSSYHQGTVWSWPLGHFITAYNKVYNDKEKIKLLLDGIIEHFYQEGCVNNISEIFDGDSPNLARGCFAQAWSVAEIIRVMKEELNEE comes from the coding sequence TTGAAATTTGGAAAATCAATTTTAGGGAATTATGAAGAAGGAACTAATAGAGAATTTTTAGTATCAAATGGAATTGGAGGATTCAGTTCTGGCTGTATTAATGGTAATTTTGCTAGAAGATATCATGGACTTTTAATTAGTTCTTTATTACCTCCGTTAGATAGATATCTATATTTTCATAAAATAGAAGAAAATATAGATGGCATAGATATTTCTACATATAAAATATTTGAAGATACAGAAAAAATAAATAAAGGATATATATATCAACTTAGTTTTGAACAAAATCCTTTTCCAAAATTCAAATATTCTGTTAATGGAAATATTTTTGAGAAAGAAATTTTTATGATAACTGGTAAAAATAGTGTTATAGTTAAATATAAATTAAAAGTATCTTCTAAATCTACTGTTAATGCAAAATTCAACCTTTTTTTCAATTATAGAGATACTCATAAAATGAACACAACCGAAATTGAAAAATATAGTGTAAAGAAAGAACCAGATTTTTTATCATTAAAAATTGAAGATAATAATGTTCCAATATATATTTATTCAAATAAAATAGATAAATTTAATACAAATATGGAATTAAGAAATAATATTGTATATGATATAGAACAAGATGAAAGAGGAGATAAATCATTTGATTCTTCTGTAAGTATTGGAGAAATAAGTTGTAAAATGAAAGAAAATGATGAGATTTATATAGTAGTTTCTAATGAAAAAATTAATAATATTAATTTGGATGAACTGTATAAAAAAGAGATTAAAAGAATTGAAAAATTAAAAAAGGATACTTCGAAAAATAATAATATTTTGCAAGATTTAAGTGTTGCCGCAGATTCTTTTATTGTATATAGAAAAGGTACAAATGGAAAAACTATTCTAGCTGGTTATCCTTGGTTTGGAGATTGGGGCAGAGATACAATGATAGCTTTACCTGGATTAACACTTTCTACAAATAGATTTGAAGATGCAAAATCAATTTTAAAAACTTTTGCTAAATATTGTGACAAAGGTATGCTTCCAAATAAATTTCCAGATTGGGAAGGTGAAGAACTATATTATAATACAATTGATGCTTCACTTTGGATTTTTTATGCAGTTTATAAATTTTTAGAATATACAAAAGAGTATGACTTTATAAAAAATGAAATATATCCAGCTTTAAAAAATATTATTCAATTTCACATAGATGGAACAAGATATAATATAAAAGCAGACGAAAAAGATGGACTTATCTCTGGCGGGGATGAAAATACACAATTAACATGGATGGATGTAGCTTATAAAGGGTGGGCAGTAACTCCTAGATATGGAAAAGCTGTTGAAATAAATGCACTTTGGTATAATGCTTTGAAAATTATGGAAGATTTATCAGATAAGTTTAACAAAAATAATGATGTTTATAAATTATATAGCAAAAAAGTAGAAGAGAATTATGAAAAAGTTTTTTGGAATGAAAAATCAAATTGCTTATACGATTATATTGATAATAATAATATAAAAAATGAGGATATTAGACCAAATCAAATATTTGCAGTAAGTTTGCCATATACTGTTTTATCAAAAGAAAAAGAAAAACAAATAGTTGATTTAGTTTTAAATAAATTATATACACCTCATGGGTTAAAAAGTTTATCTTCAAATAATGAAAAATATATTGGTATTTATAAAGGCAGCTTATTTGAAAGAGATTCTTCATATCATCAAGGTACTGTTTGGAGCTGGCCATTAGGTCATTTTATAACTGCATATAATAAAGTTTATAATGATAAAGAAAAAATAAAACTTTTATTAGATGGAATAATCGAGCATTTTTATCAAGAAGGGTGTGTAAATAATATTTCGGAAATATTTGACGGAGATAGTCCAAATCTTGCAAGAGGTTGTTTTGCTCAAGCATGGTCAGTTGCAGAAATAATTAGAGTAATGAAGGAGGAACTAAATGAAGAATAA
- a CDS encoding phage holin family protein — translation MKNNDKNLLIKFIVNLVALGLTAFLLKGIEINGIFPLVISTILLGVLNTVIRPIFLVLTLPLNLLTLGSFTFVINGMILLFTSQLVRGFEITSFWSGLFGAILLSFISFLLDNFINNLEEKIND, via the coding sequence ATGAAGAATAACGATAAAAATCTTCTGATAAAATTTATAGTAAATTTAGTTGCTTTAGGATTAACTGCTTTTTTATTAAAAGGGATTGAAATAAATGGAATTTTTCCACTTGTTATTTCTACAATATTATTAGGTGTATTAAACACTGTAATTAGACCTATATTTTTAGTTTTAACTCTACCTTTAAATCTATTAACACTGGGAAGTTTTACTTTTGTAATAAATGGAATGATTTTATTATTTACATCTCAACTTGTAAGAGGTTTTGAAATAACCAGTTTTTGGAGTGGCCTATTTGGGGCAATATTATTATCTTTTATAAGTTTTTTATTAGATAATTTCATAAATAATTTGGAGGAGAAAATAAATGACTAG
- a CDS encoding NUDIX hydrolase: MTRKIVDKNIAYTGRVFELQNLEIQLENNEIIKRDILKMGFSGAVAVLAVTKENKVILVKQYRAGADKYLIEVPAGLIDEGETPEEAAIRELEEEGGYKAKKLKKLTEFYTTPGFTNEIIYVFEAFDLEKTEQNLDHDEYIDVIEYPIEKVDELDLKDVKTLVTLNFLKNKLKK, from the coding sequence ATGACTAGAAAAATAGTTGATAAAAATATAGCATATACAGGAAGAGTCTTTGAATTACAAAATTTAGAAATACAATTAGAAAATAATGAAATTATAAAAAGAGATATTTTAAAAATGGGTTTTAGTGGAGCTGTAGCGGTTTTAGCAGTAACGAAAGAAAATAAAGTTATCTTAGTAAAGCAGTATAGAGCTGGAGCAGACAAATATTTAATAGAAGTGCCAGCTGGACTAATTGATGAAGGAGAAACTCCAGAGGAAGCTGCTATAAGAGAATTAGAAGAAGAAGGCGGGTATAAAGCTAAAAAATTAAAAAAATTAACTGAATTTTATACAACGCCTGGATTTACTAATGAAATTATTTATGTTTTTGAGGCATTTGATTTAGAAAAAACAGAACAAAATTTAGATCATGATGAATACATTGATGTAATAGAGTATCCAATTGAAAAAGTAGATGAGCTTGACTTAAAAGATGTAAAAACATTAGTAACATTAAATTTTTTAAAAAATAAATTAAAAAAATAA
- the dapF gene encoding diaminopimelate epimerase has protein sequence MELKFSKMEGLGNDFVVIDDREQLVENKVSYNDLSIRVCDRHFGIGADGLIVVLNSESHDIKFRIFNPDGSEPEMCGNGIRCYAKYVHDNRIINKLEFKVDTLAGTIIPKVNIGEDGLVDTVKVDMGEPILKTKDIPFISENEIAISENLNVDGKEVKVTTVSMGNPHAIIFVDDIKTAPVSTLGPKVETHERFPEKTNVEFINIISRNEMNMRVWERGAGETLACGTGASASLVAATLNNFTDNKVLIHLLGGDLTIELDKNNNHVFKTGPATLVFDGILKI, from the coding sequence ATGGAATTGAAATTTTCAAAAATGGAAGGGTTAGGAAATGATTTTGTAGTAATTGATGATAGAGAACAATTAGTTGAAAACAAAGTTTCTTATAATGATTTATCAATAAGAGTTTGTGATAGACATTTTGGAATTGGTGCTGATGGATTAATAGTAGTATTAAATAGTGAGTCTCATGATATAAAGTTTAGAATTTTTAATCCTGACGGAAGTGAGCCTGAAATGTGTGGGAATGGAATCAGATGTTATGCAAAATATGTACATGATAATAGAATAATAAATAAATTAGAATTCAAAGTTGATACTTTAGCAGGAACAATTATACCAAAAGTGAATATAGGAGAAGACGGGTTAGTAGACACGGTAAAAGTTGATATGGGTGAGCCTATACTAAAAACAAAAGATATTCCTTTTATATCAGAAAATGAAATAGCTATTTCAGAAAATTTAAATGTAGATGGTAAAGAGGTTAAAGTAACTACAGTTTCTATGGGAAATCCACATGCTATAATATTTGTAGATGATATAAAAACTGCTCCAGTCTCGACTTTAGGGCCAAAAGTTGAAACTCACGAAAGATTTCCTGAAAAAACAAATGTGGAATTTATCAATATAATTTCTAGAAATGAAATGAATATGAGAGTTTGGGAAAGAGGTGCGGGAGAAACACTTGCTTGTGGAACAGGAGCTTCAGCTTCATTAGTCGCAGCAACTCTTAATAATTTTACAGACAATAAAGTATTAATTCATTTATTAGGTGGGGATCTTACTATTGAATTAGATAAGAATAACAATCATGTATTTAAAACAGGACCAGCAACACTTGTTTTTGATGGAATTTTAAAAATATAA
- a CDS encoding SpoIIE family protein phosphatase encodes MKLLIVEDEKYVAFLLEEFLKKMGINNFDIVFSFKEAINILKDKKYDIILADNGLPDGTGLELLKKVKKIDSFATVVFITGSDDSDLLIGLINNGAYAYLKKPIDYSEFEFTVNKSIEYRKLLNENIKLTKEMIKKKEIEKELKLAKEIQENILLKILPNRLNLEMYAISKPAKFVGGDFYDVINISEDEIIFVIGDVSGKGLKSSIAMVMLLSIIRTLVEKRIPLSNILYELNRNLFSSNIKMSATCFIGKLNTKTLSLKYVNAGHEYPLIFRDENIIEVENGDLLLGAVDESRFQEYEVQLLDQDYLFLYTDGISELYEDLEVLKIKIKEFLSKEQNLKNSVLNFLKWDNINNKEIILDDKTILGIKIENILSVKKEASYHLIANTHEILNLKIFLKELFSYLKLNDEDEFNLNFTINELVTNSIQHGYLNGTGIIDMSFKLISKDFLQIKIKDYGIGINKNILKNLNENIIDSAALRGRGIYICKKLTDNFQINVNEGKGTEIIFTKKISR; translated from the coding sequence TTGAAATTATTAATAGTAGAAGATGAAAAATATGTAGCTTTTTTATTAGAAGAATTCTTAAAAAAAATGGGTATTAACAATTTTGATATTGTTTTTTCTTTTAAAGAAGCTATTAATATTTTAAAAGATAAAAAATATGATATTATCCTTGCAGATAATGGACTTCCTGACGGAACAGGCTTAGAATTGTTAAAAAAAGTAAAAAAAATAGACTCATTTGCAACTGTTGTGTTTATAACTGGTTCTGACGATAGTGATCTATTAATAGGGCTTATTAATAATGGGGCTTATGCGTATTTGAAAAAACCAATAGATTATTCAGAGTTTGAATTTACTGTAAATAAATCAATAGAGTATAGAAAGTTATTAAACGAAAATATAAAATTAACTAAAGAAATGATAAAGAAAAAAGAGATTGAAAAAGAATTAAAGCTAGCAAAAGAGATACAAGAAAATATTTTATTAAAAATATTACCTAATAGGCTAAATCTAGAAATGTATGCTATTTCAAAACCTGCCAAATTTGTAGGAGGAGATTTTTATGATGTAATAAATATATCAGAAGATGAGATAATTTTTGTTATAGGCGATGTCTCTGGTAAAGGATTAAAATCTTCAATTGCTATGGTTATGCTACTTAGTATAATTAGAACTCTTGTGGAAAAAAGGATACCGTTATCTAATATATTATATGAACTTAATAGAAATCTTTTTTCCTCAAATATAAAAATGAGTGCAACTTGTTTTATTGGAAAATTAAATACTAAAACTTTATCTTTGAAATATGTCAACGCAGGGCATGAATATCCTTTGATTTTTAGAGATGAAAATATAATAGAGGTAGAAAATGGAGATTTACTTTTAGGAGCTGTAGATGAATCTCGCTTTCAGGAATATGAAGTCCAGCTTTTAGACCAAGACTATCTTTTTTTATATACAGATGGAATTAGTGAACTGTATGAGGATTTAGAGGTATTGAAAATAAAAATAAAAGAATTTTTATCAAAAGAACAAAATCTTAAAAATAGTGTGTTAAATTTTCTAAAGTGGGATAATATAAATAATAAAGAAATAATTTTAGATGATAAAACAATTTTAGGAATTAAAATAGAAAATATTTTATCTGTAAAGAAAGAAGCTAGTTATCACTTAATTGCAAACACGCATGAAATATTAAATTTAAAAATATTTTTAAAAGAACTTTTTAGTTATTTAAAGCTAAATGATGAAGATGAATTTAATCTTAATTTTACAATTAATGAATTGGTTACTAATTCTATACAACATGGATATCTAAATGGGACTGGAATTATTGATATGTCTTTTAAACTAATTAGTAAAGATTTTCTTCAAATAAAAATAAAAGATTATGGAATTGGAATCAATAAAAATATATTAAAGAATTTAAATGAAAATATTATTGACTCAGCGGCATTAAGAGGAAGAGGAATTTATATTTGTAAAAAATTAACAGACAATTTTCAAATTAATGTTAACGAAGGGAAGGGGACTGAGATAATATTTACAAAAAAAATTAGCCGATAG
- the queF gene encoding preQ(1) synthase: MAVAEGKSFNFEPVENIKADYLEVFDFDSKNQYIKTETDEFSAVCPFSGLPDLAKLTIEYYPEGGKCIELKSLKYYITSFRNVGIFQEGATKLIYEDLKKVLKTNRIKVSTIYNIRGGFLTTCVEGTL, translated from the coding sequence ATGGCAGTAGCAGAAGGAAAAAGTTTTAATTTTGAACCAGTAGAAAATATTAAGGCAGATTATTTAGAGGTGTTTGATTTTGATTCTAAAAATCAATATATAAAAACAGAAACAGATGAGTTTTCAGCAGTTTGTCCTTTTAGTGGACTTCCTGATTTAGCAAAACTTACAATTGAATATTATCCAGAAGGTGGAAAATGTATTGAATTGAAATCTTTAAAGTATTATATAACAAGTTTTAGAAATGTTGGTATTTTTCAAGAAGGAGCTACAAAACTAATATATGAGGATTTGAAAAAAGTCTTAAAGACAAATAGAATTAAAGTTTCAACTATTTATAATATTAGAGGTGGATTTTTAACTACTTGTGTAGAAGGAACTTTATAA
- the queC gene encoding 7-cyano-7-deazaguanine synthase QueC has translation MNNKVMVIFSGGQDSTACLGWAKNRYDEVVAITFNYGQNHSIEIEQSKIIAEKLGVEQHIIDVSFFGEIVDSALTHKGNVNEKHHTNTNLPASYVPNRNAFFITIAHAVAQKIGANTLVTGVCETDYSGYPDCRRIFIDSIEKSLNLGSDSNIKIETPLMYIDKADTFKLAEDEGVLDLVLKYSHTCYNGSDKMNEWGRGCGDCPACNLRRAGWEEYKKRYNK, from the coding sequence ATGAACAATAAAGTTATGGTTATTTTTAGTGGAGGACAAGATAGTACAGCATGCCTAGGATGGGCAAAAAATAGATATGATGAAGTGGTTGCAATTACATTTAATTATGGACAAAATCATAGTATTGAGATTGAACAATCAAAAATTATAGCTGAAAAATTAGGAGTGGAACAACATATAATTGATGTAAGTTTCTTTGGTGAAATTGTAGATAGTGCTTTAACACATAAAGGAAATGTTAATGAAAAACATCATACAAATACAAACTTGCCAGCAAGTTATGTTCCAAATAGAAATGCTTTTTTTATAACAATAGCTCATGCTGTTGCCCAAAAGATTGGGGCTAATACTTTGGTTACAGGTGTATGTGAAACTGATTATAGCGGTTACCCAGATTGCAGAAGAATATTTATAGATTCAATAGAGAAATCTTTAAATTTAGGTTCTGATTCAAATATAAAAATAGAAACACCTCTTATGTATATTGACAAAGCAGATACATTTAAATTAGCTGAAGATGAAGGGGTTTTAGATTTAGTTTTAAAATATAGTCATACTTGTTATAATGGAAGTGACAAAATGAATGAGTGGGGACGAGGATGTGGAGATTGTCCAGCTTGTAATTTAAGAAGAGCAGGATGGGAAGAATATAAAAAGAGATATAATAAATAG